Proteins from one Podarcis raffonei isolate rPodRaf1 chromosome 1, rPodRaf1.pri, whole genome shotgun sequence genomic window:
- the LOC128399820 gene encoding MOB-like protein phocein isoform X1, which yields MVMAEGTAVLRRNRPGTKAQDFYNWPDESFEEMDSTLAVQQYIQQNIRADCSNIDKILEPPEGQDEGVWKYEHLRQFCLELNGLAVKLQTECHPDTCTQMTATEQWIFLCAAHKTPKECPAIDYTRHTLDGAACLLNSNKYFPSRVSIKESSVAKLGSVCRRIYRIFSHAYFHHRQIFDEYENETFLCHRFTKFVMKYNLMSKDNLIVPILEEEVQNSVSGESEA from the exons ATGGTCATGGCGGAGGGGACGGCTGTGCTGAGGAGGAACAGGCCGGGCACCAAGGCCCAG GATTTTTATAATTGGCCTGATGAATCTTTTGAAGAAATGGACAGCACATTGGCAGTTCAGCAG TATATCCAGCAAAACATAAGGGCAGATTGTTCAAACATTGACAAAATTCTTGAACCTCCAGAAGGACAGGATGAAGGTGTTTGGAAGTATGAACACTTAAG GCAGTTCTGTCTTGAGCTTAATGGCCTTGCGGTTAAACTTCAG ACTGAATGCCATCCGGATACATGCACGCAGATGACAGCAACTGAGCAGTGGATATTTCTTTGTGCAGCTCATAAAACTCCCAAAGAG TGTCCTGCCATTGACTACACCAGACACACATTGGATGGAGCTGCATGTCTTCTGAATagcaataaatattttcccaGCAG GGTTAGTATAAAGGAATCCTCCGTAGCCAAACTAGGATCGGTCTGCCGTAGGATTTACAGAATATTTTCACATGCATATTTTCATCATCGCCAAATATTTGATGAATACGAA AATGAAACCTTCTTGTGTCACCGGTTTACCAAATTTGTGATGAAATACAACCTGATGTCCAAGGATAACCTGATCGTACCAATTTTAGAAGAGGAGGTGCAGAATTCAGTTTCTGGCGAAAGTGAGGCATGA